The following proteins are encoded in a genomic region of Amycolatopsis sulphurea:
- a CDS encoding potassium/proton antiporter yields MDGLPVLLGVGGLVLLSSVLAVRVSIRLGFPSLLLYLAIGVVLGESGLGIHFDNPALTQSLGLAALVLILTEGGLTTRWSSVKSSLGPGIVLSTVAVVISIVVTGAALHWLLGLDWRLALLWGAVLASTDAAAVFSVLRSAGIGKRLSGMLELESGINDAPAYIAVIVLASGDAVDWSLPLVVVYELAAGLAIGLAFGWLGTQALRRAALPATGLYPLATVAVCVLAYSSGQLAHASGLLATYVAGLVLGNSKLPHRSDTLSFAEGLGWLAQIGLFVLLGLFASPSRLLETLVPGLVAGAVVLLLARPLSVALSLLPFRLPWREQAFLSWAGLRGAVPIVLAMIPLSQGLPGAQRLVDAVFVLVIVLTLLQGSTLGPLARLLRLDRAGEVQEIEVDSAPLDELGAELLQVRIQKGSKLHGVYLSELRLPAGATVSLVVRSGAGFTPQKTSRLQEDDQLLVVATEHVREAAELRIRAVDRAGRLARWRGESGR; encoded by the coding sequence ATGGACGGACTTCCGGTACTCCTCGGTGTCGGCGGACTGGTGCTGCTGTCCTCTGTGCTCGCGGTGCGGGTGTCCATCCGGCTCGGTTTCCCGTCGCTGCTGCTGTATCTCGCGATCGGCGTGGTACTCGGGGAATCCGGCCTCGGCATCCATTTCGACAACCCGGCGCTCACCCAGTCGCTCGGGCTGGCCGCGCTGGTGCTGATCCTCACCGAGGGCGGGCTCACCACCCGCTGGTCGTCGGTCAAATCCTCGCTGGGGCCCGGGATCGTGCTGTCCACAGTGGCCGTGGTGATCAGCATCGTGGTCACCGGCGCGGCGCTGCACTGGCTGCTCGGCCTCGATTGGCGGCTGGCGCTGCTGTGGGGCGCGGTACTGGCCTCCACCGACGCCGCGGCGGTGTTCTCCGTGCTGCGTTCGGCCGGAATCGGCAAACGGCTGTCCGGCATGCTCGAACTCGAGTCCGGGATCAACGACGCGCCCGCCTACATCGCGGTGATCGTACTGGCCTCCGGGGATGCGGTCGACTGGTCGCTGCCGCTGGTGGTGGTCTACGAATTGGCCGCCGGCCTGGCCATCGGGCTGGCGTTCGGCTGGCTCGGCACCCAGGCGCTGCGCCGGGCCGCGCTCCCGGCGACCGGGCTCTACCCGCTCGCCACGGTCGCGGTGTGCGTGCTCGCCTACTCCTCGGGTCAGCTCGCGCACGCCTCCGGCCTGCTCGCCACCTACGTCGCGGGGCTGGTGCTGGGCAATTCGAAACTGCCGCACCGCTCGGACACCCTGTCCTTCGCCGAAGGGCTCGGCTGGCTCGCCCAGATCGGGCTGTTCGTGCTGCTCGGCCTGTTCGCCTCGCCGAGCAGGCTGCTGGAGACGCTGGTGCCCGGCCTGGTCGCGGGCGCGGTCGTGCTGCTGCTGGCCCGGCCGCTGTCGGTGGCGCTGTCCCTGCTGCCGTTCCGGTTGCCCTGGCGAGAGCAGGCGTTCCTGTCCTGGGCCGGGCTGCGCGGGGCGGTGCCGATCGTGCTCGCGATGATCCCGCTGTCCCAAGGCCTGCCTGGTGCGCAACGGCTGGTGGACGCGGTGTTCGTGCTCGTCATCGTGCTGACCCTGCTGCAGGGGTCGACGCTCGGGCCGCTGGCCCGGCTGCTGCGGCTGGACCGCGCGGGCGAGGTGCAGGAGATCGAGGTCGACTCGGCCCCGCTCGACGAACTCGGCGCCGAGCTGCTGCAGGTGCGCATCCAGAAGGGCTCGAAGCTGCACGGCGTGTACCTGTCCGAGCTGCGGCTGCCCGCCGGGGCCACGGTCAGCCTGGTGGTGCGCAGCGGAGCCGGGTTCACCCCGCAGAAGACGAGCCGGCTGCAGGAGGACGACCAGCTGCTCGTGGTCGCCACCGAGCATGTGCGCGAGGCCGCCGAGCTGCGGATCCGCGCGGTGGACCGGGCCGGGCGGCTGGCCAGGTGGCGCGGGGAGTCCGGCCGCTGA
- a CDS encoding RluA family pseudouridine synthase has product MSARMLPVPDGLDGMRVDAGLAKLLGLSRTAVADLAAAGDVLLDGRPAGKSDRLSAGGLLEVTLPEPARPAELVAEPVEGMRILHDDEDIVVLSKPVGVAVHPSPGWTGPTVVGGLAAAGLRIATSGAAERQGVVHRLDAGTTGVMVVAKSEHAYTVLKRAFKERTVDKGYHAVVQGHPDPTRGTIDAPIDRHPRHDYKFAVVAGGRPSVTHYEVVEAFRAASLAHVKLETGRTHQIRVHFSALRHPCAGDLTYGADPVLARKLGLTRQWLHARTLGFAHPADGRWVEFEAEYPDDLANALQILRDEYA; this is encoded by the coding sequence GTGAGCGCGCGCATGCTGCCCGTCCCGGACGGGCTCGACGGGATGCGCGTGGACGCGGGACTGGCCAAGCTGCTCGGCCTGTCGCGCACCGCGGTGGCGGATCTCGCCGCGGCCGGTGACGTGCTGCTCGACGGGCGTCCCGCCGGGAAGTCCGACCGGCTCTCCGCCGGCGGCCTGCTCGAGGTGACCCTGCCGGAACCGGCGCGGCCTGCCGAGCTCGTCGCGGAACCGGTCGAGGGGATGCGGATTCTGCACGACGACGAGGACATCGTCGTGCTGTCCAAGCCGGTCGGTGTCGCCGTCCACCCGAGCCCGGGCTGGACCGGCCCCACGGTCGTCGGCGGGCTCGCCGCGGCCGGGCTGCGGATCGCCACGTCCGGCGCCGCCGAGCGACAGGGCGTGGTCCACCGGCTCGACGCGGGCACCACGGGCGTGATGGTCGTGGCGAAGAGCGAGCACGCGTACACAGTGCTCAAGCGGGCGTTCAAGGAGCGCACTGTGGACAAGGGCTACCACGCCGTCGTCCAGGGGCATCCGGATCCGACGCGCGGCACCATCGACGCACCGATCGACCGGCACCCGCGGCACGACTATAAGTTCGCCGTCGTCGCGGGCGGGCGTCCCAGCGTGACGCACTACGAAGTGGTCGAAGCGTTCCGCGCGGCTTCGCTGGCGCACGTGAAGCTTGAAACCGGGCGTACGCACCAGATCCGCGTGCACTTCTCCGCGCTCCGGCATCCGTGCGCCGGGGACCTGACCTACGGTGCTGACCCGGTGCTGGCGCGCAAGCTGGGCCTTACGCGGCAGTGGCTGCACGCACGGACCCTCGGGTTCGCGCACCCGGCCGACGGCCGCTGGGTCGAGTTCGAAGCCGAATACCCGGACGACCTCGCGAACGCCCTGCAGATCCTGCGTGACGAATACGCCTGA
- a CDS encoding aminotransferase class V-fold PLP-dependent enzyme, with product MTATSPPNTVLPNALASNAPESGETNAVPPVAGAGLRIPLVTGGDISYANLDHAASAPCLSAVRSAVDEFLPWYASVHRGAGFASQVSTRLYERTRKVLRRFADARDTDTVVFTRNTTDAFNLLAKALPHKTSVVVFDTEHHAALLPWRGPNVRRVSLPRTRLAAVSVVDEALAACPQGPRLVVVAGASNVTGELLPVAEISAVARKHGARVALDAAQLAPHRRISLRELDVDYVALSGHKLYAPFGAGALIGRSDWLRAAVPYLAGGGATKLVTEEAVVWNTGPERHEAGSPNTVGVYALSVACEQLAANWDAIGAHEAELLERLRKGLAGLPGCAELRLFDAPVDRVGTVSFVVDGFDPGWVAAVLSAEYGIGVRDGAFCAHVATSRLIRETGGEGQQALRVSLGLGSTAEHVDRLLLALRQIVARGARWEYTKVDGRWTPVGDPRELPPFCA from the coding sequence ATGACTGCTACATCCCCACCGAATACAGTCCTGCCGAACGCCCTTGCGTCGAACGCGCCGGAATCTGGCGAAACCAACGCCGTTCCGCCGGTGGCCGGTGCCGGCCTGCGCATACCGCTGGTGACCGGCGGCGACATCTCCTACGCGAACCTCGATCACGCGGCCAGCGCGCCGTGTCTGTCCGCGGTCCGGTCCGCGGTCGACGAGTTCCTGCCCTGGTACGCCAGCGTGCACCGGGGCGCGGGTTTCGCGTCGCAGGTCTCCACCCGGCTCTACGAGCGCACGCGGAAAGTGCTGCGCCGCTTCGCCGACGCCCGCGACACTGACACCGTGGTGTTCACCCGCAACACCACCGATGCGTTCAACCTGCTGGCGAAGGCGTTGCCGCACAAGACTTCCGTGGTCGTGTTCGACACCGAGCACCACGCCGCGCTGCTGCCGTGGCGCGGGCCGAACGTGCGCCGGGTGTCGCTGCCGCGCACCCGGCTGGCCGCAGTGTCCGTTGTGGACGAAGCGCTGGCCGCCTGCCCGCAGGGGCCGCGGCTGGTGGTCGTCGCCGGAGCGTCCAATGTGACCGGTGAGCTGCTGCCGGTGGCGGAGATCTCCGCGGTGGCGCGGAAACACGGTGCCCGGGTGGCGCTGGACGCCGCGCAGCTCGCACCGCACCGGCGGATCTCGCTGCGGGAACTCGACGTGGACTACGTGGCGCTGTCGGGGCACAAGCTCTACGCCCCGTTCGGCGCCGGCGCGCTGATCGGCCGCAGCGACTGGCTGCGCGCGGCCGTCCCGTACCTCGCCGGCGGTGGTGCGACGAAGCTGGTCACCGAGGAGGCCGTGGTCTGGAACACCGGGCCGGAGCGGCACGAGGCGGGCTCGCCGAACACCGTAGGCGTGTATGCGCTGAGCGTCGCCTGCGAACAGCTGGCCGCGAACTGGGACGCGATCGGTGCGCACGAGGCCGAGTTGCTCGAACGGCTCCGCAAGGGGCTTGCCGGGCTGCCCGGCTGCGCCGAACTGCGGCTGTTCGACGCCCCGGTGGACCGCGTCGGCACGGTCAGCTTCGTCGTCGACGGGTTCGACCCGGGTTGGGTCGCCGCCGTGCTGTCGGCCGAGTACGGCATCGGAGTGCGCGACGGCGCGTTCTGTGCCCACGTCGCCACTAGTCGCCTGATCCGCGAGACCGGCGGCGAAGGGCAGCAGGCGCTCCGCGTGAGCCTCGGGCTGGGCAGCACCGCCGAGCACGTCGACCGGCTCCTGCTGGCCTTGCGGCAGATCGTCGCGCGCGGCGCTCGGTGGGAATACACCAAGGTGGACGGCCGGTGGACGCCGGTCGGCGACCCGCGTGAGCTGCCACCGTTCTGTGCCTGA
- the lspA gene encoding signal peptidase II, whose amino-acid sequence MSTEPSPESDVSEPAVPEPDVPGPAEPRPGGDAGGAEAAPAPSLPKRRIGLVFAVAVLIWVIDLVTKNLVAANLEGKEPVRILGGLIYLQVIRNPGAAFSMATGMTWVLALIAAAVVVAIVWLARRLRSVGWAIGLGLVLAGALGNLTDRLFRAPGPLHGHVIDFISAFAPNGQGFAIFNIADSAICVGGALIVLLSLLGKDYDGTSTRAKKDAK is encoded by the coding sequence GTGAGCACCGAGCCCTCGCCCGAATCCGACGTGTCCGAGCCCGCTGTGCCCGAGCCTGACGTGCCCGGGCCTGCCGAGCCGCGGCCCGGTGGGGACGCTGGAGGAGCCGAGGCGGCCCCCGCGCCGTCGCTGCCCAAGCGGCGGATCGGCCTGGTGTTCGCGGTCGCGGTGCTGATCTGGGTGATCGATCTGGTGACCAAGAACCTGGTCGCGGCCAATCTGGAGGGCAAGGAACCGGTCCGCATCCTCGGCGGGCTGATCTACCTGCAGGTGATTCGCAATCCAGGGGCCGCCTTCTCCATGGCCACCGGGATGACCTGGGTGCTCGCGCTGATCGCCGCGGCGGTCGTGGTGGCCATCGTGTGGCTGGCGCGGCGGCTGCGCTCGGTCGGCTGGGCGATCGGGCTCGGCCTGGTGCTCGCGGGTGCGCTCGGCAACCTGACCGACCGCCTGTTCCGCGCGCCAGGCCCGCTGCATGGTCACGTCATCGACTTCATCTCCGCCTTCGCGCCCAACGGCCAGGGCTTTGCCATTTTCAACATCGCGGACTCCGCGATCTGCGTCGGCGGTGCGCTGATCGTGCTGCTGTCCTTGCTGGGCAAGGACTACGACGGCACCTCGACACGTGCGAAGAAGGACGCCAAGTGA